From the genome of Canis lupus familiaris isolate Mischka breed German Shepherd chromosome 8, alternate assembly UU_Cfam_GSD_1.0, whole genome shotgun sequence, one region includes:
- the DMAC2L gene encoding ATP synthase subunit s, mitochondrial, translating to MMLFGKISQQLCGLKKLPWSCDCRNFWGWLNAVFNKVDHERIRDVGPDRAASEWLLRCGAMVRYHGQERWQKDYNNLPTGPLDKYKIQAIDATDSCIMSFGFDHLEGLQHVEKIRLCKCHYIEDNCLERLGKLENLQKSILEMEIISCGNITDKGIMALYHLRNLKYLLLSDLPGVREKENLIQIFKTALPSLELKLDLK from the exons ATGATGCTGTTTGGAAAAATTTCCCAGCAGTTGTGTGGCTTAAAGAAACTCCCATGGTCATGTGACTGCAGAAACTTCTGGGGCTGGTTGAATGCAGTGTTTAATAA AGTGGATCACGAACGCATTCGGGATGTGGGACCCGACCGGGCAGCATCTGAGTGGCTGCTGCGCTGCGGCGCCATGGTGCGCTACCACGGCCAGGAGCGGTGGCAGAAGGACTACAACAACCTCCCCACAGGACCTCTGGACAAATACAAGATTCAGGCGATTGATGCCACGGACTCTTGTATCATGAGCTTTGGATTTGATCACTTGG AGGGCCTACAGCATGTTGAAAAAATAAGACTATGCAAGTGTCATTATATTGAGGATAACTGTTTGGAGAGACTTGGTAAActtgaaaatttacaaaaaagcatattggaaatggaaataatttcatGTGGGAATATCACAGACAAAGGCATCATGGCTTTATATCACTTAAG aAACCTCAAGTATTTGTTGTTAAGTGATCTTCCTggagtaagagaaaaagaaaaccttatccAAATCTTTAAGACAGCACTGCCTTCTTTGGAACTAAAATTAGACttgaagtaa